In Harpia harpyja isolate bHarHar1 chromosome 8, bHarHar1 primary haplotype, whole genome shotgun sequence, a genomic segment contains:
- the CHMP2B gene encoding charged multivesicular body protein 2b gives MASLFKKKTVDDIIKEQNRELRGTQRAITRDRAALEKQEKQLELEIKKMAKTGNKEACKVLAKQLVQLRKQKNRTYAVSSKVTSMSTQTKVMNSQMKMAGAMSTTAKTMQAVNKKMDPQKTLQTMQNFQKENMKMEMTEEMINDTLDDIFDASDEEEESQDIVNQVLDEIGIEISGKMAKAPSAARGLPSASTSKAATISDEEIERQLKALGVD, from the exons ataTAATAAAGGAGCAAAATCGAGAGTTAAGAGGTACACAGAGGGCTATAACCAGAGATAGAGCAGCACTcgaaaaacaggaaaaacaactg GAactggaaataaagaaaatggcTAAGACTGGTAACAAAGAAGCCTGTAAAGTGCTAGCAAAACAGCTTGTACAACTGCGGAAGCAGAAAAATCGAACATACGCTGTTAGCTCTAAAGTCACTTCTATGTCAACTCAAACAAAGGTCATGAACTCTCAGATGAAGATGGCAGGAGCTATGTCAACTACAGCAAAA ACAATGCAAGCAGTTAATAAGAAAATGGATCCACAAAAGACACTACAAACTATGCAGaatttccagaaggaaaacatgaaGATGGAAATGACTGAAGAAATGA ttAATGATACTCTGGATGATATTTTTGATGCTTccgatgaagaggaagaaagccaAGACATTGTTAACCAAGTGCTTGATGAGATAGGAATTGAAATCTCTGGAAAG ATGGCCAAAGCTCCGTCAGCTGCCAGAGGCTTACCATCTGCATCAACATCAAAAGCTGCTACCATATCAGATGAAGAGATTGAACGACAGCTCAAAGCTTTGGGAGTCGATTAG